The genomic window TTTCTAAAtacttgtaatatatatgttcCTTAACATCTACACAACATTTCTTAATACCTATAATGCATGCAGGTTAGCTGTGAAAAGGACAATGACAATATAAGCTAGAAATTCCAATTTGTTGGAACTGCAATTTGACATTATAACGAGTCATAGTATGTAACATCAAACCTGTTGTGTCACGATAATATTAATATGTAACATCAAACCTGTTGTgtcaaaataatatcaatatgtaacaTCAAATATGTTGTGTCACGCTTATATTAATATGGGACATCAAACTTGTTGTGTCacaataatatcaatatgtaacaTCAAACTATATGTGTCacaataatatcaatatgtaacaTCAAACCTGTTGTGTCACGATAATATGAATAATATACATCAAGTGACATGTTATGCAAACCGATACGACAAAATAAGAACttaaatacagtaatggaagtgTAAAGCAAGTTTTACAAACCGATGCGGCCTTATAGCTCAATAGCAAACCTGGTGTCTTTTTCGTAAAATTCTTGCGGACAAAAGACAATTTTCATTATGTATTCAATTGTATTAATTATAGTCGTATCAGAcaacaatatttatcaaatgtaatGACGAAGTATGATATTAAGGAAATTTTAGATATCCTTTTATGGGGTTATCAATAACTAAACACTAAGGAAAATGAAGACATATTCATGTCCGTGCAGAATTTCATTTgtaacaacagtaaaagatTTTAATAATGTCCACATCTTTATTAGTTTTAGAACACCACTGAGGTTACATAAAATTTTCCAGAAATGATTTGTTGAACCTACGTGTACATACAAATCATAGTACAATTAAAAGTATTAAATATGTAATCAACTCAAGTATTTTGTTGAGAAGTTAATTTGTCCATTTCATTATTGTGTGTAAATATCCATGATTTAACGCCGTAATCGTGTTTTCGGAAAGGAATTAGTTTAagcttttggtttgttttacgatcctacatgtatatataacttgtaTTATGATGCTGTGTGTAAGTGCTTGAACATTGGTAAAATACTGTTAAAACTAAACTCCAGTGACACTATAGGAGTTATGTTTAATGGTGTGGTGATATAAAGAGATCGCGAGCTACTGCGGATATGTTGCCTATGAGGTTTTATATTTGGAATACCTATGAAAACAACCACTTagatatttctttatttagaGTGTTGTAAACATTGCAgtagaaatatttatttaaatagtAAAGGATATTTGTAGTTTATAACATATATGCGACTTCCCGATTGTACAAATTTTTAGAATATGGATGTGTTAAAACATATTTCCTTTTGTCAGTAGAAGTTTAACCTAATTCTTATGAAAAGCTGAGGTTCCTTTTTAATCATtttcaataattaattattCGCCTTATTCATACAATATGCCAGTATTTACGCTTCTGTTACATTTAGACATAGCATCTTATAACCATTTTTTAGTCTTGTTACAATGACCTTGTCAGGTCACAAAGCTGATGATATAATGACTGGATTTGAATTAGAGTTATGTCATTCACATATCTTCGTTTAGAATTTATATTGTTCACATGCCATTGTCAGATCTTCCGGCCTGTCATAATGGCGCCTGTGGTCGATTCGGATGTGAAGCTGCTGTGCTGTCCTAGTCTCTGTAACCGGGACTATAGACTTCAAGTGTATCAGGCGAGAGCATTACAAAACGGCAGTCACACACGGATTCCATCGTTAGAACTGGAACAGCGGATATTGAATGTTTGCTTTGTGATTGAAATAATGATTTACTCTAATATTATCACATATTAAGTGCACGTAGTTAAACACAGCTAAATATTTTGGATGACTTTTCTATTATAGTCAATGTTAATGTCTACTTTTGGATGACTTTTCTATCACAGTCACCGTTGGTGTCTACTTTTGGATGACTTTTCTATCATGGTCAcggttgatgtcaattttttgatgacatttatattttagTCACCGTTGATGTCAACTTTTGGATAACTTTTCTATCATAGTCACCGATGATGTCAATATTTGGATGACTTTTCTATCATAGTCATCATTGATGTAAATTTTTGGATAACTTTTATATCATAGTCATCATTGATGTAAATTTTTGGATAACTTTTATATTTTAGTCACCGTTAATGTCAACTTTTAGATGATTTTTCTATCATAGTCACCATTTTCTTTTGTATTACATAATAGAACGGAAAATTCAGAAACTTTATTTCAAGTGAACATAAACTCAAACTCTAGTGCTGCAGGAAATATTACCTCAATTATACACTATACATCTTCTGTGACccaaatatacttatatatttatctttggTGTTATTGTTTATACTACTTCTCTGAACTTTGTCTGTAAACCATAAACAATTTCCACtacaaacatatttcatttctacTTCAAGCAATTCAAAGTTTAACTGTAAATTAGACGTTATTTCTTCAATATATCATATCGTATTCTATATCGTTTATCTACTATAAGCTAGTTCAAATGAAAAGAATATCTTATTTCTACTGTAATTATGTAATTTCCATTGTAACAATGTTATTTCTactgtaattatattatttctACTGTAACTATATTGTTTCTAATGTAACTATATATTATTTCTATTATAACTATATGTTTTCCTACTGTAACTATATGTTATTTCTAATGTAGCTATATCTTATTTCTACTGTAACTATGTTATTTCTAATGTCACTATATGtagtgtctactgtaactatatgCTATTTTTACTGCAACTAATACATTTGTGTTATTTCTACTGTAACTATATGCTATTTCTACTGCAACTATATGTTATTTCTACTGTAACTTTATGTTATTTCTACTGTAACTATATGTTATTTCTACTGTAACTCTATGTTATTTCTACTGTATCCTTGTTATTTCTACTGTAACTTTATGTTAGTTCTactgtaattatgttatttctACTGTAACTTTATGTTATTTCTACTGTAACTATATGTTATTTCTACTGTAACTTTATGTTATTTCTACTGTAATTATATGTTATTTCTactgtaattatgttatttctACTGTAACTTTATGTTATTTCTACTGTAACTATATGTTATTTCTACTGTAACTATATGTTATTTCTATTGcaactacattgtatttgtaatttctaATGTAACCGTATGTAATTTCTATTAAAACTATGTTATTTCTATTGTAAGTATATGTTATTTCTATTGTAATCATTTGTAatttatactgtaactatatcaTTTCTACATTAAATATACCGCGGTATGTTATTTCTATTGTAACTATATATTATTTCTAGTGTAACTTCGTGTTATTTGttcttttattatttgttatttatattgtatctatatattaattTGGTTGTAACTATATGTAATTTCTATTGTGACATATTATTtctactgtaactatatataatttctactgtaactatatataatttctactgtaactatatataatttCTACTGTAACTTTTCCGTTGTTTCTAATGTAACCAAATGTAAACTCCACTGCACCTATATGTTATTGCTaatattactatatacatgtgtactgtaactatatctaATTTTTACTGTAACTATGTGTAATTTctactataattatatatcatttctaCTGTAAGTATATGCTATTTTTATTGTAGCTGTTTAATTTTTCTACTGTAACTATATTATTTctactgtaaatatttgttatttctcTTTTAACTATGTGTTCTATCTATTGTAACTCTTTTTAATCTATACTGTAGCTATATTATTTCTACATTAACTATATGTTATTTCTAGTGTAACTTTGTATTATTTCTTCTTTTACTATTTGTTACTtaaattgtatctatatattgtttCAGCTTTAACTATATGTTATTTCTCTGTAACTATACCTTATTTCTattgttagtacatgtatatggtatttcttttgTAACTATATAATATTTCTAGTATAACAAtgggttatatatattgtaactatatGTTATTTCTCTTGTAACTATATGTTATTTCTCTTGTAACTATATGTTATTTCTATTGTAAGTATATGATATTTCTACTgtaattttttgttatttatactataaCTATATTATTTCTACGTTAACTATATGTTAGTGTAACTATATTTTATTTCCACTGTAACTATATCTTATTTCTATTGTAACTATATGTTATTTTTGctgttaattatttcttattcTTATTCCAAATTATTCTTTATCTTTACTTCACAACAAAGAATACGAATGCTACCTTTGTTTTGAGATTAAACTGAATctgtattacattgtttttgtCTATGTCAAAAATTTCTAATTGTCGCCATGCTGTGTAAAAATGTCCGCTccttttatgtatatattgctTAGGATATGAACACGTCCAATTTCAAATCGAGATAtcaaaaatggaaaatattattttggcTTAAGATGGAAACAAAAATTTCAatggtacatatataaatatgttttatacaaataCGAAACACTAATGGCTTTTTGAGCATCTTTTATACCGGTTGATTTACTGATgcgattattattattatttttattttttttcacaaaagaAAATCAATGAAACTTTtctaaaaacatcgaaaaatgtATGTCGGCAAGAATAACAACTTCCGTGTTATTTTTGTGTAAACTGTCAATAATATAAGACCCAAGAGGGTCGTTACTTACGATCACTATGCTTTTAGCGCATGCCATCTGCTTATTGTATAATCTTGCGATGTGTGCAATAGATCTTGGTATTACCATCACAAAAGTCACGTGATCGGGTCCGTACTGATCACTACAGAAATATGATGTCGGGTAAATGTCTGAGCACTTATCTggtacatttatacatgtttgGCATTTATTAATTAAGTTGTTACGCTTATCCCGGATAATACACAAGaggaaaaacaaatatttcattatcattccAGTAACATGGAGTGTAGCCATTTCGTTTACTTGCGAGAGCACTTTAGTCTGGTAGTGCTATTGTATCATTGATGAAAATCACACAAAAACATCAGTCTAGGGGAACACAAATAACAGCTGAAAACTCATGGGAATGCATCATCAGTTTAAATAGCATTATGGTGATTGCCAGTGCGTTTGTTCTGCTCTGACATGCTGGCTATCTTACAGGAAGATAAAGGCCATTTAAGGTCTGTGTTTTCAAGAAACGTaaagataaaatcattatagaATTAAAACATTGCACAATGAGATGTAAGATGTCGTATGCGCATGTGGAGACCATGTAGTCACTTTGATGTTTGTCGGCTGTATACATCGATGTTTGTTTTTCCCTTCGTCTTACCGTCTGCGCTCGTATTCGCGACCAATTACTAGGTATTGCAATGGTAACTTCCTCAGACAATCTCTACATATTGGCATAGCTCTTCAATAATCCACAGCGCATATCTCATACAAGTAAACTAACTTTATCTACTTAGACTTTTCCTATAAATCCTTTCCGGTATAAGGTCACttgttaaaaagaaaaaaaataatcttatttgacaAAAATGCAGCACGTCAATGATATCCACTTTTGACCCCGATTTCGAAATAACTACACAGCTATGAGCTCTGTATTTCGCCATAGTTACATACACTTCTATCGCACTGTCTTGTGTTTCGAAGTAGATATATTTTAAGATATCATAgcataattttcaaatatttaccaGACTTTATTTATCAGTTGAGATATAAGGCATGGAATATACCATTTACAGACTACAGGTAGTAACGTGTAAACTATTTTACCAACACGCCAAAGAGCAAACCCCGAACTTGGAGTAGCATTAGGAAGATAGTATGTTTTTGACACATAATAACATTGCAAATACAACTATTTACGAGTATATTCAAGCAAGGAGGTTTATTCAATCAACATACAAGCATGGGAAATCTCAAACAAATATTCTTCATTCTAAAACGGGGGAAGGACGGTATAACaactaaacaaacaaaactttacCAGATTGTGTAACTATTATCACACGATTCCAATAAACTATGAAGTCTAACTACATAATGGTTCCGTCTATCACAGTGATATTAATGTAAGTACTCATAAGTTTACTTAGCCAGTTTACACTGTAAAAAGTATCTacaaacatattgatataacaaATGACAGTGAATACTGTCGGTATGATGACCTAAGTCTACAAGTTAATGTACAAGTCgtctatattatatacagtgtattgcaatatttacatttctgttgTACGGCCTTTAGATTAGGAAGCTCAAAATGTCATCCACTGACTTCAAGAATTATGAATTATTGTATAAGATTTGAGTTATTGATTAGCGAGTTGGCTTTTAATTTTTCCTGGGACTAAATTAGACAGAAAATTCTTAAATTGAATGTGTGCCCGATGAAATTTATAGCAATAGAAACAAGACTTTGATCCCGCAAAACGGATGTTCcattatttgtcttttttttttcctccAAAATTCATCATAAGCCTATATAACCGAGCAATAAAGataaaatacaatgtttgtTTCGAACGAAAATACTATGTCCATCGTATTAGAAATAGTTTGATTCGTGTTAACTGTTTGTGCGAAGATATTCTGcatgacattatacatgtaaattaaattgtaaTCCTTCacatatctacattatatacactaGTTAAGATAATTTTTGTATACCTAAACATTTTTAACACTTTGCATACATATAATACTATCCATATAAAATGTTCCTTGAACGCATagaacaatatttcaaaataactaCATTGTAACATTGTAGCGATTCTTGAACAAAGATGCTGCGTTCTAATGTTTACTTAGAAACATTTACCCATATCTAATTtttattcataaacatttacgCATATCTACGTAATGTTTATTCATAAACATTAACCCATAGCTGATGtttattcataaacatttaccCATATCTAATGTTTATCTAGAAACATGTGCCCATACATTTACCCATATCTAATGTTTATTCATAGACATTTACCCATATCTAATGTTTACTTAGAAAAATTTACCTATATCTAATGTTTATTTAGAAACATTAACCCatatcaaatgtatatttagaaacatttaCTCATAtctaatgtttatttataaacatttaccCACATCTAATGtttattcataaacatttaccCATATCTAATGTTTATTTAGAAACATTTACCCATATTTAAAGCCAATGACTGAGCACGAAAAGCAAAAACGATCCGCATTATGTATCAGGTTTACTTGCGCGGTGTCGGTTATACCATTTACTCTGtaataaacaaaagaaatacatACTAGTAATAACATCAATTCCACTACATGccttttgttttattgttgatGTATCGACATTTTTATGTATATGTTtctattttaaaatcataaaatatgaattatattcATCCCTATGTCAATTTTGTTACAAATTTCACAGTGTGATTAATTTGCTCGCCTATACATATAGATCAGTAGGATTAACtctaagtaaaatatatatataagtatgtgtttatatactaattaattgtttatatacTAATCAATATATAACGGATTACGTATTTACAATGGTGTatctacatattttttttttacatatttcatcgCAGTATCAATAGTATGTTATGGATCTTAAATAAAGTAAGTAACaattattatttacaataatacatatgtacatgtacatgtgttgttttactagtaacagtgtatttgaataaattgaATTTATCTAAGGTTGGTCATACGACATTGAGTATTCGTTAATATCTAACAAATGATGCCACCTCTTCATTCAGTAGTCGATTCACAGCCTACTAACATCAACATCCCATTCACATTTCGAGGTTAAATTATTGACACCTTTACTTTTGCATATGTAATATTACTTTCAATCGCCCTCGAGTCAAGACGCTTGATGTATATAAAACGCATGCAAGCTAAACACCGAATTAGCACTAACTAAAATCACTGTTTTGTTTATTCCAACAGGAATATGTCAGTGAGTACCGTTATCCGACCGTCCGTGTATAACACAAATCTCAAGTTTAACACTATATTCAATGCATGGAAATATGTTATTGTGTGGGTAATAACAATGTTATTTCACATAGAAGTCCGTATTACTAAAAATATAAATCTTAAGACAGTGCAAACAAAGAAATTTGTCGAAAATATTACACTGAAATTTTGATATAGTATGAATAACGATCATAAAAATGATCCACTAATGCAAGCATTATGACATTAGCTTATAGACTCACCTCGACACGCGTGATCGCATCTTGGATGAAATTATAATAAGAAATACAAATATCAGTATTACTAAatatagtaaaataaaataaaatatatgttaagcatttacatatatatcatcatgtacaaaaatgtttaaattcaaTAAATAACATACAGAACATAAAATGAGTGTGAGAGTTAAGTCAAAAgatgaaaatagataaatagatatattCAGAAACGAACAGACGTGTGGAAACCGACGTTTTTTCTATATAGCATTTATTCAAGCTTTTGTTTGTAAGCTACATTTGTAGGTAACATGACTACGGCTCAAATAAGATATCTAGATGACAATAagtaatttttcatttttaaaaagttcTCTTCTAATCAAcgaaatgatttattttgtataataattttAAGAAGtatgatttattttctttttgcaTCCCTATACATATGATGCTGCGATAATGTACGAAATTATTATAATTCCATTACAGGtcggctttaaaaaaaatctgttaacCATGCAGTCGCTATATGCCTTCATGTAAACTATACCTAAATataatttggaaatatttaaatCCTAGTtcttttttattgaaataattgtaaTCAATGTAAATCCAAAGGCAAGGCAATATTGCAAAAGTCCATGGATTAGGTTTAAATGGTAAAATTGTAAGGGACTTTACTGTTATACCATTTGTTGCAGAACAgttaaaataagaataaaaataaaaaataatacatatgCAATGCAGATGTAAAATTGCtaaattattgtaataaagaaTTATCACTGgtgttttttttacagataGTCGGTTATCAAACGTGGCTTGCATATCTTTATGACAATCTACTTTGTATCCGGTAAACGGAATAACTATGTGAATGGTGTTCTTGTATATCCTTACGTATCTAAATAGAATTTGACATTCATAAATCACATTTATTTCGattttgatattgaatattttgtcaatattttttctacgcagtattttatttgttatatttcaagCTTCACTTTTTTCTAAATCCGTGACCAATGTGATACCCCTCTTAGAATATTATCAGCTATGAAATATTTCTTCAAAAGAAGAGTATAAAGGAAATTTGTAGCTATGATTCAATTGGTaacaataatcaaaataatccGTATctgacaaaaatataatataaaatctAGATAAAACCCGTCTTGTCCATCTGGATCCTGTTTCTGCACTCTTATACCCATCGTAACATGATACACTTATTTGAACGTGTTTTATTAACTCTCAAATGACGAATGAACCATACCAAATATAATACGAAACCGAAAAGTATATATTCGGTTctttataataatgttattaCGAAATACAATCTTTTTGTCCTTCAATACCATTTTGTGTCTATGCTACTTTTTTGATGAAATGTGTACGGTCACTCTAcctatcacttttatagaattcTTTGCCATTGCGACTGTTTATATAAGTTACTGTAGGTATTTTGCGAAAAATGAATAACTATACTGTAATAAGTATTTTTAATCAAGTAAATCATGCATGAATAATTTTGGGTTGATTTGATCAGGgatatatactaatataaaaCGGAGGTAATGCTTAATTCaacttttgatatataaacttttttttctgttatatttatattgttctaAATTTCCTACACAAAACtaacatttcatatttaaaacaaactaAATGAATACCATAGTAtaagtaaacaaacattttgcggtaaaaatgaaacaaaatttatcatattgtaaatattgttgttACGCGTTcttttaattttacttttagCAATGTGTATACATAATTACACGTATCATAACGATTTTAACCGAATAAGATTGAACTTACATCGTCAGACCAATTAAAGCTGAGTGGAATAGAACTACTGTTAACAGCTAGATTAAACCTATAGAAAACATCTTCTAACATAAAAGGGGTTTTAGCAAAGTGTACATGAGACATGACCGACACACACACTCCATTACGGGTTTTAAGGATGGCCAACCAGTGGTAAATACAACATAATTCCACGACTTTTACTACTTCGTCCTACTAACAATAAAGTTACATATGTAAGCCATATCGTTATGGAAAGAGGtaacataatataaatataaaacgaGAAACCTTCTCAAATGTATTGAACCACAACATCTGTATTTCTAGACATACACTAATTACTACCGATGATAGTTGATTATAGAACTTTCAAAGTAGCACGTTAAAAAATTGTCATCCTatcgaaagaaaaaaataataatgtgcTTATAGTTTTCACCTTGGACCGTAAAATGAGTAGGTTTCAGGATCCTTTGGCTCAAAATAGTCAATTTCGGCATTCCCGATGTAGGTGTTCTCGGAGTGTTTCCCTAATCTTAAGTGATTTTCGCCGTTAAGATTGTTCACTTCTTTTATTTTGCCGTTCGGAAGTCCTCCATTTTGCATGTAAGTACTGTAGTCTTTCGGAGGGGGATCTGCAACAAGGATATCACACTCATCCGtgaatggtttgtactcataGATTCTTCTCAGAAACAATATCACCGGTGCATACAAGAGATTGCTGAGCATTATTGCAACATTGAGCCACATGAATCCAATGGTCTGTACGATCTGTCCGGCCATTATTGGTCCTAACGCATATGCCAGGGAGTACGATATGTCGGCAATGGCATAAACACTTCCGTATACGGAAGAATGTCGAACATCCACAAGATAGGCTAGCGTTGGGAGGATGGCAGTGTCCACAAACGCCACACCCAAGCAGAGGCCCATCAAAGGGAACAAAACCACAAAGAAAGCACTGgaaaatggaattataaaacaacataatcCTTCAATGATAAGTCCCGTTAACGAAACAACCCATTGGTAGCTTGGATATCTTTTGGCCAGGTAGACTGTTAAAACCACACCTCCGATATATGGCAAAAACGGCGGCAGCCAAACAAAACCTATTTGCCATTCGGTCGCGTTCATAGTTCCCTTCATCCACATAGCTATAGTTGGTTCGAGAAAAGCTAGAGATATGTTGGACATAGCTAGGGCCCCAGCCGCTACTAAGATGTAGGGATCCATAAGGAGTCTATAGATAGGAGTTCCCTGGGGCCGTTCTTCCTTTGGTATAAGGGACCTCTCTAACCGCACAGGCTTCATTACAAAAAGGAGGAGTATTCCATCTACTAAACACATTGTGGCCAGAAAGATGAACGGAACCACCTTTCCTGCAAACTCGAACAAAGTACCTCCAAACGGTGGAGCAACTAAACATCCAAATGATATGAAAGATTGTGCTATTCCTAGAGCTTTCGTTCGCTCTCCGTCCTCTCGATACCTATCTGCAATCATAGCAAGGCCTGCAGTGTCCGCAAAAGCAGACCCGAGCCCTTGTAAGCTTCTTGCAAAGAACAAAACGGCATATGTTTCACCAAAGGCAAATATTATTGtagaaaaaaacataatgatAAGACCTATCATTAGCGGAATGTCGTATCCTATCCTGTCTATGAGGGCGCCTGTGAACGGGTTTACCATTAGCTGAACAATTGCCTTGGATGCAAAAAGAACACCAACTGCACCTCCTCCCTCGGCATAGTCTGCGTAGGAGGATGAATCAGATGAAGCCGGTGCTGGAGTTCCAGTCAAGTTGTGTGTCGAATTCCATGTTGCATTGAAAGGAGCTACTGCCACAGTTTCATCATCACTTCCCCAGTCTAGGACATCCTCTAAGTACATCGGTATGATTGGCACAATTACCATGTACAACATGTTATCCAAAAGCAACGCCATACTTACTATCAGCAGGACTAGACGTCGCTGTGCTATCGGGTCATTTATTCTATCATTCAACATCTGAATGAAGTCTGTCACTTTTCCTTTCAGTGTTGGGGGTATCGCCACCATCTTGACACTGATGATATTGCTTTCAAAAATTTAAATCCCAAATTATTCCTTTGTTCTTTGTACAGTGTAACAAACTTGTCGTAAATTCCTTGTAACGAATATCACACTATCGTCACAGAAAACATTCTGAACGAGATGAGTCAGATTTAAAACAAGAGCTGCACTTTTTAGTTAGAAATATTAAATTACCTGAGCGTCCGATGAAAGCTTTTTCACATGGTACTTAAATGTCTTTCCAAAAGTAGAATTGTCCCATCCAAGTCCTGCGTGTATAGTGCCGATAGCCGTGTGTTCTGTCCGAGTGCAATGCCACCATCGCCTTAAAGAGGAGAAGAAATAGAATGGTGTTGAGGTCTGCTGTAAAACATCCGATACTTTAACAGGCAAGAAAGGTACCTCTAACTGACGATTCTAACACAAAACAGGGCGACACCAACAACGTCAACCACAAAATCTAGCATCACTTTCATTGAATAATTGTATAATACGATCGATCGTTGTTCACATCTAGCCTCCCATCAGTTTATATCCCTAGTCTCTACAATTTTCCTTCCATTCTCAATAATAGAAATTATCATTGGACTTTTACTGATGAGTTTTTATATTCTTAATTCTATACATAACATAGAAGTTATTCTTCTCATTCAATGATGTAACTTG from Pecten maximus chromosome 1, xPecMax1.1, whole genome shotgun sequence includes these protein-coding regions:
- the LOC117334840 gene encoding vesicular acetylcholine transporter-like → MVAIPPTLKGKVTDFIQMLNDRINDPIAQRRLVLLIVSMALLLDNMLYMVIVPIIPMYLEDVLDWGSDDETVAVAPFNATWNSTHNLTGTPAPASSDSSSYADYAEGGGAVGVLFASKAIVQLMVNPFTGALIDRIGYDIPLMIGLIIMFFSTIIFAFGETYAVLFFARSLQGLGSAFADTAGLAMIADRYREDGERTKALGIAQSFISFGCLVAPPFGGTLFEFAGKVVPFIFLATMCLVDGILLLFVMKPVRLERSLIPKEERPQGTPIYRLLMDPYILVAAGALAMSNISLAFLEPTIAMWMKGTMNATEWQIGFVWLPPFLPYIGGVVLTVYLAKRYPSYQWVVSLTGLIIEGLCCFIIPFSSAFFVVLFPLMGLCLGVAFVDTAILPTLAYLVDVRHSSVYGSVYAIADISYSLAYALGPIMAGQIVQTIGFMWLNVAIMLSNLLYAPVILFLRRIYEYKPFTDECDILVADPPPKDYSTYMQNGGLPNGKIKEVNNLNGENHLRLGKHSENTYIGNAEIDYFEPKDPETYSFYGPR